One genomic region from Reichenbachiella ulvae encodes:
- a CDS encoding xanthine dehydrogenase family protein molybdopterin-binding subunit: MTLIKTKYNRRSFLKVSGAAGGGLLLGFSWLNGCMPAGESGIASIPNEWFEINGFIKIGDTGLVTIFSPNPEIGQNVKTSMPLIVAEELDVDWKNVVVEQAPLNTDIFQRQIAGGSQSIRHGWKALRMAGATGKRMLMEAAAQKLSVPVSELTVSQGVISHQASGKSLSYGEVASLAATMEVPEEVELKDNKDFKLIGTKVKNVDGQKIVTGQPLFGLDYQREGMLIAMIIHAPAFGMKIKSFDATEAKAMPGIKDVITVNTWPDEPQWSDLSAFRELIAVVGDTTWQVLKAKKAVKVEWEVDTALESTADHIERLKKAVESDQGNVARVDGDPDKAFAEADEIIESSFTAPFLAHNTMEPMNFFAHVTDTKAELVGPIQTPEYLEHSLASLLGMSHEQIDIKMTRMGGGFGRRLYGNFANEAAVISQLMKAPIKLIYTREDDMTQGAYRPAYRVKYRAALDADKNMTAFEVKAAGVDDPPLFANRYPAGTLAHYKATEVKVDSNITTAAWRAPRSNFIAGAEQAFLDEVAEKVGKDPIDFRLELFDKAMANPVGEKNDYDAERYAGVIKLVKERSNWGVETPGIKRGMAAYYCHNSYVAQVVDLAELDGEWRVKKVWCAVDCGIVVNREGAVNMMEGGIVDGLGHAMFSQMTFKDGKPDQSNFHNYQLIRQEQAPLEIETFFVENNIDPTGLGEPPLPPVIGALANALYQATGKRYYDQPFLVS; the protein is encoded by the coding sequence ATGACACTTATCAAAACAAAATACAACCGCCGGTCATTTCTTAAAGTGAGTGGCGCAGCAGGAGGGGGATTACTCCTCGGATTCAGTTGGTTAAATGGCTGCATGCCAGCCGGCGAATCAGGGATAGCCTCCATCCCAAACGAATGGTTTGAGATCAATGGGTTCATCAAAATTGGTGATACCGGACTGGTCACCATTTTCTCTCCCAATCCAGAGATTGGACAAAATGTAAAAACCTCCATGCCGCTGATCGTAGCAGAGGAGCTCGACGTGGATTGGAAAAATGTGGTCGTCGAACAGGCGCCTTTGAATACCGATATTTTCCAAAGACAAATAGCAGGAGGTAGTCAGTCGATCCGACATGGATGGAAGGCCCTGCGTATGGCTGGAGCTACGGGCAAGCGCATGCTCATGGAAGCCGCCGCTCAAAAGCTATCCGTCCCGGTGAGTGAATTGACAGTGAGCCAGGGAGTTATTTCTCATCAGGCCAGTGGCAAATCGCTAAGCTATGGTGAAGTCGCCTCCTTGGCAGCTACTATGGAAGTACCGGAAGAAGTCGAGTTGAAGGACAACAAAGATTTTAAACTGATTGGTACCAAAGTCAAGAATGTCGATGGTCAAAAGATCGTGACAGGTCAGCCTTTGTTTGGACTGGATTACCAAAGAGAAGGGATGTTGATCGCCATGATCATACATGCGCCCGCCTTTGGGATGAAAATCAAATCCTTTGATGCCACAGAGGCCAAGGCCATGCCGGGAATCAAAGATGTAATCACTGTGAATACCTGGCCAGACGAGCCTCAATGGTCCGACCTCAGTGCCTTTAGGGAATTGATAGCGGTAGTTGGTGATACTACCTGGCAAGTGTTGAAAGCCAAAAAAGCAGTTAAAGTCGAGTGGGAGGTAGATACTGCCCTGGAAAGCACCGCTGATCATATCGAGAGACTGAAAAAAGCCGTCGAGAGCGATCAGGGCAATGTCGCTCGTGTGGATGGAGATCCAGACAAGGCCTTTGCTGAAGCTGATGAAATTATTGAAAGCAGCTTTACGGCTCCCTTCCTGGCACACAACACGATGGAGCCCATGAACTTCTTCGCTCATGTGACCGACACCAAAGCTGAGCTAGTGGGTCCGATCCAAACGCCAGAATATCTGGAGCATTCTCTGGCCAGCCTCCTGGGTATGAGCCACGAACAAATCGACATCAAGATGACCCGTATGGGTGGGGGATTTGGCCGCCGACTCTATGGCAACTTTGCCAATGAAGCCGCTGTGATCTCGCAACTGATGAAGGCACCTATCAAGCTGATCTATACCCGAGAAGACGACATGACACAAGGAGCCTACCGACCCGCCTATCGAGTGAAGTATCGAGCTGCTTTGGATGCGGATAAGAACATGACGGCATTTGAAGTGAAAGCTGCAGGAGTGGATGATCCGCCATTGTTCGCCAACAGATATCCAGCTGGCACCCTCGCACATTACAAAGCGACCGAGGTAAAAGTAGATTCTAACATCACAACAGCCGCCTGGAGAGCCCCAAGGTCCAATTTTATTGCTGGGGCAGAACAAGCATTTTTGGATGAGGTGGCCGAGAAAGTAGGAAAAGACCCGATAGACTTTAGGTTAGAGCTTTTCGACAAAGCCATGGCTAATCCTGTGGGAGAGAAAAATGACTATGATGCAGAGCGATATGCAGGTGTGATCAAGCTGGTGAAGGAAAGATCCAATTGGGGAGTTGAAACCCCAGGCATCAAGCGAGGCATGGCTGCCTACTACTGCCACAACTCCTATGTGGCGCAAGTAGTGGATCTCGCTGAATTGGATGGAGAATGGAGAGTGAAGAAAGTTTGGTGTGCCGTAGATTGTGGAATCGTGGTGAACCGAGAAGGTGCCGTCAATATGATGGAAGGTGGAATCGTGGATGGATTGGGTCATGCGATGTTCAGTCAAATGACCTTCAAGGACGGAAAGCCCGACCAAAGCAACTTCCACAATTATCAATTGATCAGACAGGAGCAAGCTCCGCTCGAGATAGAGACATTCTTCGTAGAGAACAACATCGACCCGACTGGTTTGGGAGAGCCGCCATTACCGCCAGTGATCGGCGCATTGGCCAATGCACTCTACCAGGCTACCGGCAAAAGATACTATGATCAACCCTTCCTGGTGTCCTGA
- a CDS encoding (2Fe-2S)-binding protein, producing MAQYTLKVNNQEFKVDVAEDTPILWVLRDHLQLVGTKFGCGMAMCGACTVLLGDTAVRSCSMPISSVEGQAITTIEGLSEKGDHPLQLAWQEVDVPQCGYCQAGQIMNAASLLRKIPNPTDEQIEASMNGNICRCGTYLRIKEAIKQAAQSA from the coding sequence ATGGCCCAATACACCCTAAAGGTTAACAATCAGGAATTTAAGGTCGATGTAGCAGAAGACACCCCGATACTCTGGGTGCTGCGCGATCATTTGCAACTCGTAGGAACCAAATTTGGCTGTGGTATGGCCATGTGCGGTGCCTGCACCGTCTTGTTAGGCGATACTGCCGTCCGCTCTTGTAGCATGCCTATCTCATCCGTAGAGGGACAAGCCATCACTACGATAGAGGGACTGTCCGAAAAAGGAGATCACCCTTTGCAGCTAGCATGGCAGGAGGTCGACGTGCCCCAGTGCGGCTATTGTCAGGCAGGTCAGATCATGAATGCAGCCTCTCTGCTTCGTAAAATCCCCAACCCGACAGACGAACAAATAGAAGCCTCCATGAATGGCAACATCTGTCGATGCGGCACTTACTTACGCATCAAGGAAGCCATCAAACAAGCAGCACAAAGCGCCTGA